Proteins from one Candida orthopsilosis Co 90-125, chromosome 2 draft sequence genomic window:
- a CDS encoding Arx1 ribosomal large subunit biogenesis protein, which translates to MQVAVHQEDADILLKQKNILNEDVVEKYRVAGQITQTGLTYLTSLINNSYHLGTTAKLTIQQLCLLTDSFLTELLSGHYNKKVDEKGISSPTTINVNELLNGFAPEIDDERGLYLNEGDVVTVSLGVQIDGYTSNLTHTLVIYPTNAELKPNGPLLGNNADAISATHIATEAVVALLGTSLSPEKLPNQLKNSSNVITGTQIRQLVDAVAACFNCTVVPGSKVRRIRRFLAGQAEGIVAERDFKGVVWDESHQEASLLKQSSLQSTDLITQDTSKPIYTSNSSAIPTDEFVVVPGEVYHVDIRMCGVNLEELGIVTTEEIDHFTGKNNKQEFTSKASIFVRDFAVVHQLKLKTSRKLLGEIDKSFSVYPFKLDFASKAFPIEVDANEEEIKLQINQLREDLKTFRLGAAELSNRHLIQSKPIQITKFVPLKEILLTANPTGKHGIDAAKPVLPGMEIPLPQLNISSIKLRSLLKKGHNIANVREATTVLINSQSQEVLRLNGGETTARVNWIHSQYKLSDELNEVITHLVQLTKDSRFGIKVKDVNPYKLTQQSLGVESMQMD; encoded by the coding sequence ATGCAAGTCGCAGTACATCAAGAAGATGCTGACATTTTGCTCAAGCAAAAGAATATTCTCAATGAGGATGTGGTGGAGAAATATAGAGTTGCCGGTCAAATCACTCAAACTGGGTTGACTTACCTTACGTCGCTAATCAATAACTCATATCATTTGGGCACAACTGCTAAATTAACCATCCAACAGCTATGTCTATTGACTGATTCCTTCTTAACTGAGTTGTTATCAGGGCATTATAACAAGAAGGTTGATGAAAAGGGTATCTCATCTCCAACTACAATCAACGTAAATGAATTATTGAATGGGTTTGCAcctgaaattgatgatgaaagaGGATTATACTTGAATGAAGGAGATGTTGTAACAGTTAGCTTGGGGGTTCAGATTGATGGTTACACTTCAAATTTAACACACACTTTGGTTATTTATCCAACAAATGCAGAATTGAAGCCAAATGGACCATTGTTGGGAAATAACGCAGATGCCATCAGTGCCACTCATATCGCCACTGAGGCGGTCGTTGCTTTACTTGGGACTTCGTTATCACCAGAAAAACTTCCAAATCAACTTAAAAATAGTTCAAATGTCATCACCGGCACGCAAATCCGTCAACTTGTTGATGCCGTTGCCGCTTGCTTCAATTGTACTGTTGTTCCAGGATCAAAAGTGAGAAGAATCAGAAGGTTTTTAGCTGGTCAAGCGGAAGGAATAGTTGCTGAACGTGATTTCAAAGGTGTTGTTTGGGATGAGTCTCATCAAGAAGCTAGTCTCTTGAAACAAAGTTCTCTTCAATCTACAGATTTGATCACTCAGGATACTTCAAAACCAATTTATACATCAAATTCCAGTGCTATACCTACtgatgagtttgttgtCGTTCCTGGGGAAGTTTATCATGTTGATATACGTATGTGTGGAGTAAACTTGGAGGAATTGGGAATTGTCACTACcgaagaaattgatcacTTTACTGGTAAGAACAATAAGCAAGAATTTACTTCCAAAGCTTCAATATTTGTTCGTGattttgctgttgttcatcaattgaaattaaagacATCAAGAAAGCTTTTAGGTGAAATCGATAAATCTTTTTCGGTATACCCATTCAAATTAGATTTCGCTAGTAAGGCGTTTCCAATCGAAGTTGATGCAAATGAAGAGGAAATAAAATtacaaataaatcaattgaggGAAGATTTAAAGACCTTCAGATTAGGTGCTGCGGAATTGAGCAATCGCCATCTTATACAAAGCAAACCAATCCAGATTACCAAATTTGTTCCGTTAAAGGAGATTTTGTTAACTGCAAATCCAACGGGTAAACATGGTATTGATGCTGCAAAACCGGTGTTGCCTGGTATGGAGATTCCCTTACCTCAATTaaacatttcatcaatcaaattaagatccttgttgaaaaagggGCATAACATAGCCAATGTGAGGGAAGCTACAACAGTATTGATCAACAGCCAATCTCAAGAAGTTTTGAGATTGAACGGAGGAGAGACAACTGCAAGAGTCAACTGGATACATTCCCAATACAAGTTATCCGAcgaattgaatgaagtaATCACCCACTTGgttcaattgacaaaagaCAGTCGTTTTGGTATTAAAGTAAAGGACGTTAATCCTTACAAGTTGACACAACAAAGCTTGGGGGTTGAGTCTATGCAAATGGATTAA
- a CDS encoding Ngg1 protein (S. cerevisiae homolog NGG1 has histone acetyltransferase activity, has role in histone and localizes to SAGA complex, Ada2/Gcn5/Ada3 transcription activator complex, SLIK (SAGA-like) complex): protein MAETHDASTTLDDIINELKLTYDASNGLLDGDSIRSIPNVNTLTNLNKLFSNLKKQLCQLEQNDEEVLQKIEVSQGGGDDSKKRSRGVLEDIQDNDDVKKRRLDTTADGEGAPDTSEGKERLNSKDDPVPPVQSGSFSHDNDTRLKNPKSEYVEPQVLSTEAISALGLYSEDNHGLETHGKEYLKKKYGVASYPENDLQDLLPGKIPDIDFSKNKPPTNQVQFSTFQSYIESYFRPFTNEDLRFLEERNIIPPGFEKSGYDPDVSPFIIPRLGRFYADVWAEEDSTLAAKLNSPALHANQSDGYKAKGSINLLSDDKLYTEEVSCGPLSSRLLSAILSNHEVENEDDADGGKDGGAQGVKNENGTDRSSNLLAQDEVATQLNSNEDYRITTDANDYQSIEDRLKRELKYIGIFMNLPTKDDGKAKANKLTGRIPKKSSISIVDSDEWIRNKEDDEVCAEIRSLQNELREVTSRNRANKRKLIPIIQDNIAYQEYSTILEDLDKQVDSAFMKRSKGKSKKKKIDANAPQQQAVNSGLRALLEKRRRWIDSIGKLFPPPEVMKREPTESILVKEGIVDTELNDEEGDNASSNAVDLITQ, encoded by the coding sequence ATGGCGGAAACACACGATGCATCGACAACACTTGATGATATAATCAACGAATTAAAGCTAACATATGATGCATCCAATGGTTTATTGGATGGTGATTCAATTCGAAGCATTCCCAATGTAAACACGTTGACtaatttgaacaagttgttCAGTAACTTAAAGAAGCAATTGTGTCAGCTAGAGCAAAACGATGAAGAAGTATTACAAAAGATTGAGGTAAGTCAAGGCGGAGGAGATGATTCGAAGAAACGTTCCCGTGGAGTACTAGAGGACATCCAAGACAATGATGACgtgaagaaaagaagacTAGATACTACAGCCGATGGTGAAGGTGCCCCTGATACATcagaaggaaaagaaagattaAATCTGAAGGATGATCCAGTGCCCCCTGTCCAATCTGGGTCCTTTTCCCATGATAACGACACAAGGCTcaaaaatccaaaatcaGAGTACGTGGAGCCACAGGTGCTATCGACAGAGGCAATTTCTGCCCTCGGCCTATATTCTGAAGATAATCACGGTTTGGAAACTCATGGTAAGGAGtacttgaaaaaaaagtatGGAGTGGCGTCTTACCCAGAAAATGATCTACAAGATTTATTACCTGGCAAAATACCGGATATAGATTTCTCCAAAAACAAGCCACCAACAAATCAGGTCCAATTCAGTACATTTCAATCTTACATCGAATCATACTTTCGTCCATTTACTAATGAGGATTTGAGGTTCcttgaagaaagaaatataATACCACCAGGGTTTGAAAAGTCCGGTTACGACCCTGACGTGTCACCATTTATCATTCCAAGGTTGGGTAGATTCTATGCAGATGTATGGGCCGAAGAGGATTCTACTTTAGCTGCCAAGCTTAACTCTCCCGCACTTCATGCTAATCAGTCAGATGGATATAAAGCAAAAGGATCTATAAATTTACTAAGTGATGATAAACTTTACACCGAGGAGGTTTCTTGTGGCCCTTTATCGAGCAGATTACTATCAGCAATACTAAGCAATCATGAGgtggaaaatgaagatgatgcCGATGGAGGAAAAGATGGTGGCGCACAAGGAGTGAAAAATGAGAATGGTACTGATCGTTCCAGCAATTTACTTGCTCAAGACGAAGTTGCTACCCAATTGAATAGTAATGAAGATTATAGAATAACAACCGATGCAAACGATTACCAGTCGATCGAAGATAGACTCAAGCGGGAACTCAAGTATATTGGTATATTTATGAATCTACCTACCAAAGATGATGGTAAAGCTAAGGCAAATAAGTTAACTGGACGAATTCCGAAAAAACTGTCGATAAGTATAGTTGACAGTGACGAGTGGATACGAAATAAAGAGGATGACGAAGTTTGTGCTGAGATTAGGTCATTGCAAAATGAATTAAGAGAGGTAACGAGTAGGAATAGAGCCAACAAGAGgaaattgattccaatCATTCAAGACAACATTGCATATCAAGAATATTCCACCATTTTGGAGGACCTAGATAAACAAGTTGACCTGGCGTTCATGAAACGATCAAAGGGCAAaagtaaaaagaaaaaaatagatGCAAATgcaccacaacaacaagccGTGAATAGTGGACTTAGAGCACTTTTGGAGAAACGAAGGAGATGGATAGACTCCATTGGTAAACTATTTCCACCACCAGAGGTTATGAAACGAGAACCAACCGAACTGATACTTGTCAAAGAAGGCATCGTCGATACCGAGTTGAACGATGAGGAGGGTGATAATGCCAGTTCCAATGCAGTAGATTTAATCACACAATAG
- a CDS encoding Spp1 histone methyltransferase: MSTEIDLHTPHHEAHSHPLKRKKSSQSTSSSKRHKHATVKTEMEDIEESSEEIAKQYKKYTNAPKYDLNSEELYCVCRKSDEGELMIACDGCEEWFHAKCMNIRPELSNLIAKFYCKFCVWKGEGVTLWKRKCRLDYCYEPIKEHSKYCSHEHGKEYMRSLLLESSLLDQGVIKRVLTHVGNDVDKLHSLGSEFPELEEVKAFRQDETKLDQLSQAVREQVESLQRKIDGVKQQKQMQIQEQERLQSVKENTKVINEKLSTLIFPDAEDVKQTKTKSKKGKQKKRVDLCLCSKGEHSLIQEIASSDEMLEQIAAKVKKRISEDSEEEEDEEEVNDDDPDWFQNQICIRDKKKCYRHNGWWNLFYDDTEKLLDQLKSKESVIEKQIDDVLRNYSIAKYNNK; the protein is encoded by the coding sequence ATGAGTACTGAGATAGACTTACACACACCACACCATGAAGCACATAGTCATCCTCTAAAGAGAAAAAAGTCGTCACAACTGACCTCCTCATCCAAGAGGCATAAACATGCGACGGTAAAAACCGAGATGGAGGATATAGAAGAATCGAGTGAAGAGATAGCCAAACAATACAAGAAATACACAAATGCACCAAAGTATGACCTTAATAGCGAGGAACTCTACTGTGTGTGTCGAAAGTCCGATGAAGGAGAGTTGATGATTGCTTGTGATGGATGCGAAGAATGGTTCCATGCCAAATGCATGAACATTAGACCCGAGCTTTCCAACTTGATTGCCAAATTTTACTGCAAATTCTGTGTATGGAAGGGTGAAGGAGTCACGTTATGGAAACGCAAGTGCCGCCTAGATTACTGTTATGAGCCTATCAAGGAGCATTCCAAATACTGCAGTCATGAACATGGGAAGGAATACATGCGACTGTTGCTTCTAGAAAGTAGTTTGCTTGATCAAGGTGTCATCAAGAGGGTGTTGACACACGTAGGGAATGACGTAGATAAACTTCATTCACTAGGATCGGAATTCCCTGAACTTGAAGAGGTAAAAGCTTTCCGACAAGATGAGACTAAGCTAGATCAGCTTTCTCAGGCGGTGCGAGAGCAGGTTGAATCCTTGCAAAGGAAAATCGATGGTGTCAAACAGCAAAAGCAAATGCAAatacaagaacaagaacGACTTCAGTCAGTAAAGGAGAATACAAAAGTTATCAATGAGAAATTGTCGACTCTAATATTCCCTGACGCAGAAGACGTGAAGCAAACCAAAACCAAGTCTAAAAAGggaaaacaaaagaaacgTGTGGATCTTTGCCTTTGTAGCAAGGGAGAGCACAGTttgattcaagaaattgccAGTTCAGACGAAATGTTGGAGCAAATTGCAGCAAAAgtcaagaaaagaattaGTGAGGACAGTGAGGAGGAGGAAGACGAGGAAGAAGTAAACGACGATGACCCAGATTGgttccaaaatcaaatttgcaTTAGAGACAAGAAGAAATGTTATCGACACAATGGCTGGTGGAATTTATTTTACGATGATACAGAAAAGTTATTGGACCAGCttaaatcaaaagaatcaGTGATTGAGAAACAGATTGACGATGTTTTGCGAAATTATTCTATTGCAAAGtataataataaataa
- a CDS encoding Bmh1 14-3-3 protein — MTVSREDSVYLAKLAEQAERYEEMVENMKAVASSGQELSVEERNLLSVAYKNVIGARRASWRIVSSIEQKEESKGNENQVALIRDYRAKIEAELSKICEDILSVLDNHLISSAQTGESKVFYYKMKGDYHRYLAEFAVADKRKEAADLSLEAYKAASDVAVTELPPTHPIRLGLALNFSVFYYEILNSPDRACHLAKQAFDDAVADLETLSEDSYKDSTLIMQLLRDNLTLWTDLSEAPQTEEQQQQQQQQQQSSQQAPASSEAKPDQE, encoded by the coding sequence ATGACTGTCTCACGCGAAGATTCCGTTTACCTTGCCAAATTGGCCGAACAAGCTGAAAGATATGAAGAAATGGTTGAGAATATGAAAGCTGTTGCTTCTTCTGGTCAAGAATTATCAGTTGAAGAACGTAATTTGTTATCAGTTGCCTACAAAAATGTTATTGGAGCTCGTCGTGCTTCATGGAgaattgtttcttcaattgaacaaaaagaagaatctAAGGGTAACGAAAACCAAGTTGCTTTGATTAGAGATTACCGTGCCAAGATTGAGGCTGAATTATCTAAAATATGTGAAGATATTCTTTCTGTTTTAGACAaccatttgatttcatcagcTCAAACTGGAGAATCTAAAGTATTTTACTACAAAATGAAGGGTGATTACCACAGATACTTGGCTGAATTTGCTGTAGCCGACAAACGTAAAGAAGCTGCTGACTTGTCCTTGGAAGCTTATAAAGCTGCCTCTGATGTTGCTGTTACTGAATTACCACCAACACATCCAATCAGATTGGGTTTGGCTTTGAACTTTTCTGTGTTTTActatgaaattttgaactCTCCTGACAGGGCTTGTCATTTGGCTAAACAAGCTTTTGACGATGCTGTTGCCGACTTGGAAACATTGTCAGAAGACTCATACAAGGATTCTACTTTGATtatgcaattgttgagaGATAACTTGACCTTGTGGACTGATTTGTCTGAAGCTCCACAAActgaagaacaacaacaacagcaacagcaacaacaacaatctaGTCAACAAGCTCCAGCATCTTCAGAGGCTAAACCCGATCAAGAATAG
- a CDS encoding DNA-dependent ATPase has protein sequence MEELCPICSKPIPKLLLERHVNSCLDNQEVKPDTENTGDSIDSKAKKRDAFSALGLKVSTDVQVSKKKKSTQESKGDVQRSRNLEASSQKEPNNVENESTLTRNESQTQPFSNDATKEIAELKRQVGVPLAHRLRPKTLNDFIGQERLLGEGAPLRNIIKSDLIPSFILWGPPGCGKTTLGRIIAKSTSCKFVELSGAGSGAKDLKQVFVQAENHKKLTQQRTILFIDEIHRYNKAVQDLLLPVVERGVCTVIGATTENPSFSLNNALLSRIQTFVMEAFSPEAIVKILNRALFEVNRTRKLLYYLPYMTLENDSFEYIAGLCMGDSRAALNVLETVNAYLSADRFDEKPSDGAIVNVTVDDLKRILKSRNFHQMYDKDGDAHYDIISAFHKSIRGSDADAAMFYLVKMLSGGEDPLFILRRMTVIASEDIGLRDSSCLPFIVSAKQAFEFVGMPEGEIILAHCTTKLARAPKSTKSYRALRSAQKLINERPEVLRLPVPIHLRNAPTRLMKDMGFGVEYKYNPNYENGVVKQSYFPDDMDHVTFLEDTHLGTARDPDVTDERYKQEQAAVDDYNDYKQYVKEKARRKRKKESGLVNEGELTETEINTAFQSNTDTDCDEANDYSDDPDCTNNFGKSYDEFLDRDSQPDYFSDDPQPESSPLIA, from the coding sequence ATGGAAGAATTGTGCCCTATATGTTCCAAACCGATTCCAAAATTGCTCTTAGAACGGCACGTCAACAGCTGTCTAGATAATCAAGAAGTCAAGCCGGATACAGAAAACACTGGTGATTCTATTGACCTGAAAGCAAAGAAACGCGATGCTTTTAGCGCCCTCGGATTGAAGGTTTCTACAGACGTGCAAgtatcaaagaaaaagaaatcaaccCAAGAGCTGAAGGGTGATGTGCAAAGGCTGAGAAACTTAGAGGCGTCATCACAGAAGGAACCAAACAATGTTGAGAATGAATCTACTTTAACACGCAACGAATCCCAAACACAACCATTTTCTAATGATGCAACCAAAGAGATTGCAGAGCTAAAACGACAAGTTGGTGTCCCACTAGCACATAGGCTACGACCAAAGacattgaatgattttatTGGCCAGGAAAGATTGTTAGGGGAGGGTGCACCATTGAgaaatatcatcaaatcGGATCTAATCCCGTCATTTATATTATGGGGACCACCAGGATGTGGCAAAACTACATTAGGCCGAATTATAGCAAAATCAACCAGCTGTAAATTTGTTGAGCTTTCTGGTGCTGGCAGTGGagcaaaagatttgaaacaGGTGTTTGTACAAGCTGAGAATCATAAAAAGCTAACCCAACAGCGTACCATCCTTTTTATTGACGAAATCCACCGATATAACAAAGCAGTTCAAGATTTACTTCTTCCAGTGGTGGAAAGAGGTGTTTGCACGGTGATTGGAGCTACAACAGAAAACCCgtcattttcattaaacAATGCGTTATTGTCAAGAATACAGACATTTGTCATGGAAGCATTTAGCCCGGAAGCAAttgtgaaaattttgaatcgAGCACTTTTTGAAGTTAATCGAACACGTAAGCTATTATACTATTTGCCTTACATGACTcttgaaaatgattcatttgaatACATTGCTGGGTTGTGTATGGGAGACTCTCGTGCCGCTTTGAATGTTCTCGAAACTGTAAACGCATACTTATCTGCTGACAGGTTTGATGAAAAGCCAAGCGATGGAGCCATAGTGAACGTAACTGTGGATGACCTCAAAAGAATTTTAAAGTCTcgaaattttcatcaaatgtaCGACAAAGATGGTGATGCACACTATGATATTATAAGCGCGTTTCATAAGTCGATTCGAGGGTCTGATGCTGATGCGGCAATGTTTTATTTAGTAAAGATGTTGTCCGGCGGGGAGGACCCTTTGTTCATTCTAAGGAGAATGACAGTCATAGCAAGTGAGGATATCGGCCTCAGGGATAGTTCATGTCTCCCGTTCATTGTTTCTGCCAAACaagcttttgaatttgtggGGATGCCAGAAGGGGAGATTATATTGGCTCATTGTACAACAAAGCTTGCCCGAGCACCTAAATCTACAAAATCATACCGTGCATTAAGATCTGCCCAGAAGTTGATCAATGAAAGACCCGAAGTGCTACGACTACCTGTCCCTATTCATTTGAGAAATGCTCCGACTCGTTTGATGAAAGATATGGGTTTTGGAGTTGAATACAAGTATAACCCCAACTATGAGAATGGCGTGGTCAAGCAATCATACTTTCCAGATGACATGGATCATGTTACATTTCTTGAAGATACACATTTAGGTACTGCCAGAGACCCTGATGTCACGGACGAGAGAtacaaacaagaacaagcCGCAGTTGATGATTACAATGACTATAAACAGTACGTGAAGGAGAAGGCGAGACGCAAGcgaaagaaagaaagtgGACTTGTGAACGAAGGTGAGCTTACAGAAACAGAGATAAACACCGCATTCCAAAGCAATACTGACACTGACTGTGATGAAGCAAATGATTATTCGGATGACCCTGATTGTACTAATAACTTTGGAAAATCGtatgatgaatttttagATAGGGACTCACAACCGGACTATTTCAGTGACGATCCGCAGCCAGAATCCTCTCCATTAATAGCATAG
- a CDS encoding Mas1 mitochondrial processing protease produces MFNAIRTLKHAKTISARRLFATTTAPAPTYQTSILPNGLTVASESMPGTKTATVGVWINAGSRADNPKSSGTAHFLEHLAFKGTNKRTQLNLELEIENLGSQINAYTSRENTVYYTKCLAEDLNQNVDILSDLLTKSKLEERAIENERYVILQESDEVDKMYDEVVFDHLHSVAFKNQDLGRTILGPRDLIKTINRQDLRDYITTNYKGDRMALIGVGCVEHEELVKLGEEYFSNIRKSDKPFKQSGDDLPIFYGDEIRVQDNAMPTTHVALAVEGVSWSAPDFFVASVANGIIGSWDRSIGVGSNSPSPLAVTAATGGPNNTPIANSYMAYTTSYADTGLLGVYFTADSNADLKILVDAIQKEWGRLSLGHITDEEVERSKSQLKASLLLALDDSTAIAEDIGRQVVNTGYRLSPEEVFARVESITRDDVVNWANYRLKNKPVALAAVGNVKTLPALSDIHRGMDFK; encoded by the coding sequence ATGTTCAATGCCATACGTACACTTAAACACGCAAAGACAATATCTGCACGTCGACTCTTTGCAACAACCACAGCCCCAGCTCCAACTTACCAAACATCAATCTTGCCTAATGGATTGACGGTGGCAAGCGAATCGATGCCTGGTACAAAGACAGCTACAGTAGGTGTTTGGATAAACGCAGGATCAAGGGCAGATAACCCAAAATCTAGTGGTACCGCCCATTTTTTGGAACATTTGGCCTTTAAAGGAACAAATAAAAGAACTCAATTAAACTTGGAATtagaaattgaaaatttgggGTCCCAAATTAATGCTTACACATCGCGAGAAAACACTGTTTATTATACCAAGTGTCTAGCGGAAGATTTGAATCAGAATGTTGATATCTTGAGTGACTTGTTGACTAAATCGAAGTTGGAAGAAAgagcaattgaaaatgaaagatATGTCATTTTGCAAGAAAGTGATGAGGTTGATAAAATGTATGATGAGGTAGTTTTTGACCACTTGCATTCTGTTGCTTTTAAAAATCAAGATTTGGGAAGAACAATCTTGGGACCAAGggatttgatcaaaacGATAAATAGACAAGACTTAAGGGATTATATCACCACTAATTATAAAGGTGATAGAATGGCTTTGATTGGAGTCGGTTGTGTTGAACATGAAGAGCTTGTCAAATTAGGAGAAGAGTATTTCAGCAATATCCGCAAGAGCGATAAACCATTTAAACAAAGTGGTGATGATTTGCCTATTTTCTATGGTGACGAGATTAGAGTGCAGGATAATGCAATGCCAACTACTCATGTTGCATTGGCTGTAGAAGGTGTAAGCTGGTCAGCCCctgatttttttgttgCTTCTGTGGCTAATGGTATAATAGGAAGCTGGGATAGGTCTATTGGTGTTGGCTCAAATTCACCATCACCTTTGGCAGTCACTGCTGCAACTGGAGGACCCAACAATACGCCAATTGCTAACTCTTACATGGCTTATACTACTTCATATGCCGATACCGGTTTGCTTGGTGTCTACTTTACTGCTGATAGCAAtgctgatttgaaaatattggTTGATGctattcaaaaagaatggGGTAGATTAAGTTTGGGACACATTACTGATGAGGAGGTAGAGAGGTCCAAATCACAACTCAAAGCTTCATTATTGTTAGCATTGGATGATTCTACTGCTATTGCTGAAGATATTGGAAGACAAGTTGTCAACACAGGATATAGACTATCACCTGAGGAGGTTTTTGCTAGGGTTGAATCGATTACCAGagatgatgttgttaaTTGGGCCAATTACaggttgaaaaataaaccCGTTGCCTTGGCAGCTGTTGGCAATGTCAAAACATTACCAGCACTTTCGGATATTCATAGAGGAATGGACTTTAAATAG
- a CDS encoding Rsm24 protein (S. cerevisiae homolog RSM24 is structural constituent of mitochondrial small ribosomal subunit), with protein MKQLGSSSILCRIRQYSSSSANKPELFLNPHAWQGLPADQIFQLHQIRKKYLGDAYNPTNEERTAILSTITSLTANKPALDYAFEIENFKERIMNNTPMKDRGKPQKLSNMFVINTGAEPHHARRIENLHRVSAFEMPLLTKYRQPYTPKPKTQAPIKLTYNSDFSDDISNKHNRKVTLHVELKDLELTKEQEHKFKVLAGRRFHHGSDSFQLKCERFPQAAQNVSWLVDTFNKLLAESKDLSKEAFADIPLDKRHMKTWTTKPKPVFPEEWKRPQDAPTKRHEIISQLVEMSKEKLDADQLHKISS; from the coding sequence ATGAAACAACTAGGCAGCTCCTCTATCCTCTGCAGGATAAGGCAAtattcctcttcatcagcGAACAAACCGGAGTTATTCCTCAACCCACATGCTTGGCAAGGATTACCAGCagatcaaatttttcaattacatCAAATTAGAAAAAAGTATCTAGGTGATGCTTACAATCCCACCAACGAAGAAAGAACTGCTATCTTATCCACAATTACATCACTCACAGCTAACAAACCAGCGTTGGACTatgcatttgaaattgagaattTTAAGGAACGAATCATGAACAATACTCCAATGAAGGATAGAGGTAAACCTCAAAAATTGAGCAACATGTTTGTGATAAACACAGGAGCTGAACCACATCATGCTAGACGTATAGAGAATTTGCACAGAGTTTCAGCTTTTGAAATGCCTTTATTGACCAAGTATCGTCAACCTTACACgccaaaaccaaaaacaCAAGCTCCCATCAAATTGACGTACAATTCTGATTTCAGTGACGACATATCTAACAAACACAACAGAAAGGTCACATTACATGTTGAACTTAAAGATTTAGAGCTTACCAAAGAGCAAGAACATAAATTTAAAGTGCTTGCTGGTCGAAGATTTCACCATGGGTCTGATTCGTTTCAGTTAAAGTGTGAAAGATTCCCTCAAGCCGCTCAAAATGTAAGTTGGTTAGTTGACACATTCAACAAACTATTGGCAGAATCCAAAGACCTCAGCAAAGAAGCTTTTGCTGATATACCATTAGATAAACGTCATATGAAAACTTGGACCACGAAACCAAAACCAGTATTCCCTGAGGAATGGAAGAGACCACAAGATGCTCCAACAAAGAGACATGAAATAATTAGTCAACTTGTAGAGATGAGTAAAGAGAAGTTGGACGCTGACCAACTCCACAAGATCTCATCTTGA